AAACGCCCTCGAATGTCCCAGCAGAAGCAACGGCTACGAACTCTCCGCCGATGGCAGCGTCGCGGTCGGCTTATCCTGGGATGGTTGCCGCGGCCGCGGATATCGCTGGACCGAGGCGACGGGGATGCAGGAACTGCAATTCCTGACGCCGGTCGGATCCGGCGGCGACCGCGCGTCGGTGCTCTCCGCGGACGGGAATCTGATCGGCGGCTTTGCGCAAGGAACCCAAACTCGTACCCCGGCGTAGAGGGGACCACACCGTCTTCGAACAAAGGCGATGCGCGCAACAGAGACACTTTTCCTGTTGTGTTTACTCGGGCGAACCCAACCCCATCAAGTTACGAGGCGCGGGATACTCTCCAAGAGGGCTGTGAAATGTTGAGGTGGATCGGTCGGATCTCACAGAGCGAGCCGAAGCCGGGTTGGCATCGCGTGAGAGGGGTGTCAAAATGTCGGAGGCTTGTCATTGCTTCGTTTGTGATCATCTGGAAAAGAGGCACAGCTCGTCATGTCACGCTGGATTTATGCCGTCATGCACCTCCTGTTCGAAGCCAACGCCGCCCGTCGCGACGCCCGCGTTCGGTTCCTCAACGCCCAAGTAGACATACTGCGTCGAAAGCTGGGTGGCAACCGGGTCATCCCCAGTCCAGACGACCGCCTTCGTCTCCTGGCCATTGGCGCTGAACTCAAGCACGACGTCGCTGGTGTCATTGGAATCGTGTCCCCTCAGACCTACCGCCGCTGGCTGGTCGAACAAAGAGAAGGGCGCTGTCCCAAGCCGGTCGGCCGGCCGAAGATTGCCCGTAATGTCCGGGCCCTGATCAAGCGCCTCGCCAACGAGAATGCCGGATGGGGATATCGCCGTATTGTGGGCGAGCTCCGGAAATTACGGTTGAGAGTGGCCAAGACCACGGTCAAGCGAATCTTGAGACAATCAGGTCTGACGCCCTCACCGACTCGACGAAGCCGCGGGGAGGAGACCGTCTGGCGCAAGTTCCTCCGCCTGCACCTAGAGACCATGGTGGCCTGTGACTTCTTCACCAAGGCCGTGATTACGCCCCTGGGCCCGAAGCTGGCCTATGTCCTGATGTTCATCCATGTCGGTACTCGCCGAGTCTTCCTAAGTCCCGCGACATACAACCCGGATGGTCGATGGGTCGAGCAGCAGGCCCGGAATGTGATGATGTGGCTGGAGGATCGGGGCGTAAAGCCCAGGTTCCTTATTCGCGACCGAGACACCAAGTATTCGGGTTCCTTCGATCGGCTCTTTAAGGATGCCGACGTCACGATCGTCAAAATTCCCAGATTGGTGCCCGAGGCCAATTCATTTGCCGAGTCCTGGGTTGCCTCCATTAGGCGAGAGTGCCTAAATCACTTCACTTGTTTCGGTCGTGGGCATCTCGACCACATCACCCAGACCTATGCAGCTTTCTACAACACGTATCGACCGCATCAGAGCCTGGGGAATCGCACGGTCCCAGAGGCCGCGACGGGTCCGCCAGTAGGCATTGAAGAGGTGCCGATCGCTGATAACAAGCCGATCAAATGCCAACGTTTTCTAGGCGGTCTGCTCCGGCACTATTACCGTGCGGCTTGAAGAAGCCTAGCGCGTATTTGTGCTCGCGGAGGCCGTTTGTCGGTAGGGCGTATGCCGATAATCGGCTCGCTCTGTTTGGCCAGCGTGGTTAGGATTCGCAGAAATCACTTCCGATTTCCCTGGAGTTCCTTGCGCCACCGGCCTTCACCGTTCGCATCGCCGCGGGTGACGCAGATCCGGATCATGTCCTCGACCACCTGACGGCGAAAACGATCGTCGGGAAGCCTTTTCTGCAACGGGACATGATAAGCGTCGCCCTCCCAAGCCAGCTGGATAAGCTGCTGGCCTTCGTCGAGCTTGCCCTGCGCGGCCAGAACGCTTCCCGCGAAGTAAGTAAGACAACTCCTTTGGCCGACCGGCATTGATTCCTTTAACTGTTCCCCAAGCTCGAGGGCTTCTCTTGCCTCGCTCTCAACCCCTTCCGTTCGACCGAGCCGCGAAAGCGCCCAGGCTCGCCCGGCGTGACAGTACGCGACCACGTGTTGGTCTGTGCCTTGCGCGCGGCTGATAATTTCGATACAGTGGCCGAAACGTTGTGCCGCCTGTTCGTAGCGGCCATCGAGTGACATCCATAGCGCCAGGGCCCGCTCGTTCACGGCCGCATGGAAGTCGTCGCGCTGGTCGGCCGGCAGCGTCCACCAGATCGTCAGCGATCGTTCTCGGTCGGGGATTG
This portion of the Phycisphaerae bacterium genome encodes:
- a CDS encoding integrase core domain-containing protein: MSRWIYAVMHLLFEANAARRDARVRFLNAQVDILRRKLGGNRVIPSPDDRLRLLAIGAELKHDVAGVIGIVSPQTYRRWLVEQREGRCPKPVGRPKIARNVRALIKRLANENAGWGYRRIVGELRKLRLRVAKTTVKRILRQSGLTPSPTRRSRGEETVWRKFLRLHLETMVACDFFTKAVITPLGPKLAYVLMFIHVGTRRVFLSPATYNPDGRWVEQQARNVMMWLEDRGVKPRFLIRDRDTKYSGSFDRLFKDADVTIVKIPRLVPEANSFAESWVASIRRECLNHFTCFGRGHLDHITQTYAAFYNTYRPHQSLGNRTVPEAATGPPVGIEEVPIADNKPIKCQRFLGGLLRHYYRAA